ACTTTTTTTATGTCAGTatgatgaaattttattttgtCGTTTACTCATAAAAAAAAGTAacatcattaattgatgtaatttaattatgttgatgtgatataataatattcaatcattttcttttcaatttttgtatttttatttatttaaaataaatgtattattaatattaaataaatatttatgcttgcataaattataatatttttaataaatataatctaTTTCTATACtagtagttatatattttttctaatatttGTTACTTATAAAATTTTTTACAAACATGTACTAAATTCataagttaattttataaatttttgtaacaatcatgttaaataaattttataaatatttatgtaaatgttagttacaaaaataaattttttgattgTGAAATTAGTTTCGTAAATCGTTATTACAAAAtgtaaaatttgtttaaaaaaaatattgtatttcaccactatatatatattcattaaagtgtttttataaataatgaatatcttaaatttatatttttaagttgtataacaTAAATATGAAGGTTCCTATAattatttggtacaatattgtaacaatatggaaaaaatataatatttttatgtatactttggttatgatttcttaactataaaatattctcaaaatttttttgtctatctttttttttctcacatcatttttttaattattattattaaacatcatttattgtcacattattttctctctcattagttactctctcttcactttctctcacatTATTTTCCctctcatcactttctatctccttattttctctctcgtcattttttctctctcgccgtttcctccttctctctactcacttctctttctttattttatttctcatcacattctctctcattATTTCTTGCATCGATCAATTTCTCTATTATCAATTTCTACTTCTTCAAATTGTCTCTCCTTAcattctcacttcttatttttcatcattttttctttcaaattatttgatctcattatttattacaaacttttaaaaaaaattatttttgtaaatatatttgttaattttttaattaagattaaaaaaactaaaaaattatttttaaaaaacattaaccaaacaacccttgttctcatttctgataacacaattttgaaaaaataaaacaaaaaataaagccAAATAAACCCTTTGTTTTTCTAATcctacttttatttttttatgtcgaAAGAGACAATGAAAAAGAAGGTATGCTTTGAGCTTGGAAGGTTTCCAAATTCATTCTAACAccataatttttatattttgtaataAGAACAATCAATGCTTGTCCAAAATATTCCTAAATTTAACTCATTTgctaaaaccaataataattaatcacattttatatgtatatttaaaaaaataatcattaaTCACTTTACAAGAACCTGGCACGTGGCTTCATCTGATCAGACCTTCCAAGTTGAACGGTGAAAAactaaagtttttattttatttattaatttttgatgCTTCATTAAAAACCCTAACTACGGTCCAATGAAATGGCCTTCCAAGTCGTACCAAAATCCTTTTGTGAATGACCTAAACAGCCCCTGAAACATAAGGGTACTTTAGTAGTTTCACAAGTCATAACAATAACCCTGAGGGTGGAGGCATTTTTCTCCCCCAAAGTATTCCAAAGCCCAAAAACCAAAGAGAAAAAAAGGAAAGAGAGACAGAAAATTCAGAAGAGAGCTCTTTTGCTCCTCTATCTTTCATCCTCGCTCATCTTCTTCttagctctctctctcctcactttctctctctgcaTTCCTTCTCTGCGTTCTGATCGCCCTAATATTTGGAAAAGACCCCCTTTTCTGTCTCACATTATTCCCTTTCCCAAACCCTAATTaggatttcttttttttttgtaactctcTTAAAAGAAATTTTGATCATTTTATTTATTCCCTTTTTGCCCCTTTTCCGCGTCGATCAGCTCATCGTCGACTAACCctaaccctaatttttttttgtgtttggcGTTTTCCATGGCTGCGATTAATACGACTGCTGCTAATAGCAATTCTTCCGTTACGGCGGCGGCGATTGCTCCGTCGACGGTGGTGAAATCGCCACGTCACACCGGCGAAGGTGTCGGTAGCCCTCAATCGCGCCGCGCCCCGAGGGTTGGAGCTTCGGCTTGGAACCAGGTTGTTCGAGGTGAATCGGAGCCGATCGCGACTGTGCCTTCCTCGACTACTACTGTAACGGAGCAAGTCGTCATCGCAACGGTTGCTGTTGCTGGTGCCGGCGGCGGTGGTGGtccttcttcttcgtcttcttctccACCACCGTCTGCGTCTTCTTCGCCTTCTCTTGTGGAGGAGACTGGGGTCGAGAGCTCTGAGAGTGGCACTGGGCCCAACGGCAATGCGGGTAAGCGGCCCGCGTGGAACATGCCATCGAATGGGGCTGTGGAGGTCGGAACGGTCATGGGGGCTGATTCATGGCCTGAATTAGAGTCTGTTAGAGCTTCGGCCAAATCGTCTTCCGATTCCTTGAAAGCTTTATCGGATGGAATGTCATCCGTTTCGATTTCGCAGGTAGGTTTGTTTTTCGCTACCTATCTAAAATCTCATTTGGGTATGTGATATTTTCAATGTTGGATTTTGATTAAatgaaaaacaagcataaattgTAACTATTATTGTGTTATCTTTCCAACCCAGTTGAGATTAGGTTTGTAATTGTGAGTTTCTTTCTTAGGCACTGTGTATCTCATTAGAGGTCTATAATTAAGGGGTTTTTTATTCCGATGAGACAATGTtggacaatttttttaaaaaagattgTTGGAACTTTGATTACTTTTTATGAAAGTGGGAGTGAGCGAAGATTATTTGTGCTGTTAATGTTGAATCGGGTTTGATACTaatgttcttaaatttctaaatATTGTCAATATATGTACTTAtaacatcaaataatccaatgtGCAATGCTGCAGGGTTCTGGAACCACAGTGGCGCCCACAGCTACCCCCTCTCAGAAACATGCACATCCTACCTCAACCCCCAGCCATCCTGCAACTGCTCGCCAGAGATCATTTAAGCGTAATAACTCAAACGCATCCTCTAATGGGTCCTCCTCTCAACCACAAGCACCAGCCAATCAAGCTGTTGATATGGCTTCAACAAATCCCTCTCCTAGGGAACATACTCAGAGGAGTGGATTTGGTTCTCACTCTGATGGAGGTGGTGATCATCTACAGCAACGAAATTCGTTCAGAAGCAGGAATGGTGGTATGCACCCGCGTGGAGATGGTTCTCACCATCATAATTACGGGAACCGGCGTGATCAAGATCGGGGAAATCATGATTGGAATAATCGTAGAAGTTTCAATGGTAGAGACTCACATATCCATCAGCAGAGACCTGTTTCTAGAGTTTATCATGGTCCAACACCACAGCCTAGTCCAACTGCATTTATTCCGCCACATATCCGCCCTTATGGTACTCCTCCCATGGGGTTCCCGGGTAAGCCTGATTTATTAATATTTTCCATTTCTAAGTATGTATTTACTTACCTTTAAATTCTTTATGCCTTTATCCATTCATTAGGAGAACTGGGACCTCCAATAGTATATGTTCCTCATCCTCCGTTCGTAGCCCCAATGCAGCCTATGTTCATCCCTGCTCCAGATCCTCAGTTACCTTCTAAGATTGTTAACCAGATTGACTACTATTTTAGGTACTGATTGGTCTTAAAATAGGTCATTGTATTTCAATCTCTCTGTTACCAttgtcctttttttttattctttcctTTCTAATGTGAAATTAAAGATGTATATTATTTAACTGCGGTTGCACCTCTACTTCATTTGATGCAGTAATGAAAATCTTATAAGAGATACATACTTGAGGCAGAACATGGATGACCAGGGTTGGGTTCCTATCACCTTAATTGCAGGTTTTAACAAAGTGAGTTGTTTGGGATGTTTGAAAAGTTTTCATTTATTGTCTTAGCAATCTCCACATCTGTATTTCTACTTATACTTCAAGTTCTTTTTCTTCTGCTTTCATTGGAagcttctgttttttttttttggccatTCTACTTTCAAATTGTATTTTTACGTTGAATTTGGCCATAGCTAAGAATTTTTTTCCCATTGAAGATTTGGAATCTTAGGTCCTACAATCTAAAGTCAAATCTTTCTCTAATTATCCCCCTTTCCTTCTCCCTCTCTTACattctttttttccttttcatGGTATCTAATTTTGAAGTTGTGGTTTTCATTTACACACGACTAACGAAATACACTAGGTGGTTATCTTATTATCTTGCTCAATTGGTTATGTGAGACCTTGTTGATAATATCTTCATTTTTCTCCCTATGCTTTAAGCCTGCAATGTTATTTACCTCTTTTCTATTTAAAAGTGTCAGTCCAAGGATATCAATTTATATTTATTGTATGTTACAGAATCTATCATTTCCTCTGAGGATTGGCTGGTATTCTTAATTTCTTTTCTTATGACTATGGAATAGCAGTTTGACCTTATTTTCCCCTTGACTGAGTGTATTTTTCCGCTTGAGATTTAATGCATTGAATTAATGTGTTGTCCCAAAAGATGAAGTGTTCTTGTTATATGGTGTTACTAATTTGGGTTAAGTTTCTTCTTATAATGGTCTCCACTGAAGTATGTGGCCTTGATGCGTTTTTCAAAATCTTATATAGTTATTGATGTCGTTTAAGAAAAACCAGTCATGAAAATGTAGCAATCAGGTCAATGAAGAATTTTGTTTGTATGTGTGGCCTGATGTTAGTGCGCCCGGTGTTGTTGCATGGCACACGATTAATGGGATTAATTGTGACTTCTTTTACTTTGTCTGACTACTGGTCTACTGAGTTAGCTTCCGACTGAAAGAGGAAATGGAATTTTCCTAGACATGATGTGAAGCTTAATTTGGAAGAGAACCATTAGCAGCAGAGGTGGTTTTTAGGTGTCAAATTTTTTCATAGTTATACTAACATTATAATGTaaatttttctttta
The genomic region above belongs to Humulus lupulus chromosome 1, drHumLupu1.1, whole genome shotgun sequence and contains:
- the LOC133809092 gene encoding la-related protein 1C — its product is MAAINTTAANSNSSVTAAAIAPSTVVKSPRHTGEGVGSPQSRRAPRVGASAWNQVVRGESEPIATVPSSTTTVTEQVVIATVAVAGAGGGGGPSSSSSSPPPSASSSPSLVEETGVESSESGTGPNGNAGKRPAWNMPSNGAVEVGTVMGADSWPELESVRASAKSSSDSLKALSDGMSSVSISQGSGTTVAPTATPSQKHAHPTSTPSHPATARQRSFKRNNSNASSNGSSSQPQAPANQAVDMASTNPSPREHTQRSGFGSHSDGGGDHLQQRNSFRSRNGGMHPRGDGSHHHNYGNRRDQDRGNHDWNNRRSFNGRDSHIHQQRPVSRVYHGPTPQPSPTAFIPPHIRPYGTPPMGFPGELGPPIVYVPHPPFVAPMQPMFIPAPDPQLPSKIVNQIDYYFSNENLIRDTYLRQNMDDQGWVPITLIAGFNKVQLLTDNIQLILDSVRMSSAVEVQGDKVRRRTDWNRWLLPQTQLPTIQSPRTPGSSSSQRVALEEQSTNNSNSASSTYQPQLSNGDGSGQSSAGAERSFSGRN